In one window of Vibrio sp. DW001 DNA:
- a CDS encoding glycosyltransferase family 4 protein, producing the protein MNILLAHFRVGETDGVSLEMDKWKWALEVMGHNVSYLAGSSGSCEANLIPELHYLEPFNDKIIHNAYVERTDFKSENDLLEAIETRATVIAENIIEVIRTRNIDVVVPNNIWSLGYHLPAAIGLMKAIEQTQTRVICHHHDFHWERVKYSNPTSDGIGKLLASHFPPKHPLVEHCVINRIAQDEIKQRRDIDATVVPNVFDFHNSDWKIDEYNQDLRSRFGIRPNDVMFLQATRVVARKGIELAIDVISQISHQRAHLEGKTLYNGETFCQQSRLILVFAGMCEEERYRRLLKDKAQSKGVELLFISDWVGHSRDEREGQKVYSLWDVYCHADIITYPSLLEGWGNQFLEGLVAKVPMVVYRYPVYDLDIANYQFDIIDLGNTHEIDSQGLAYIESNKLALATTETVAYLFDSEMRSQRMKNNYDIGEQNFSYPALKALLEEVFV; encoded by the coding sequence ATGAACATACTGTTAGCACACTTTCGAGTGGGAGAAACCGATGGGGTTTCTTTAGAAATGGATAAATGGAAATGGGCGCTTGAGGTAATGGGGCATAATGTCTCTTATTTGGCCGGCAGTTCGGGCAGTTGTGAAGCGAACTTGATTCCTGAACTCCATTATCTTGAACCATTTAACGACAAAATTATTCATAACGCTTATGTAGAAAGAACCGATTTTAAGTCAGAAAATGATTTGCTTGAAGCCATTGAAACTCGGGCGACGGTTATTGCAGAAAATATCATTGAGGTCATTCGAACACGAAATATCGATGTTGTCGTTCCAAATAATATCTGGTCGCTGGGTTATCATCTCCCTGCGGCGATAGGTTTGATGAAGGCGATTGAGCAGACGCAGACGAGGGTTATTTGTCATCACCATGATTTTCATTGGGAAAGGGTAAAATACTCCAATCCGACGTCCGATGGGATCGGTAAATTACTGGCGTCACACTTTCCTCCGAAGCACCCACTAGTTGAGCATTGCGTAATCAATAGGATCGCTCAAGACGAGATTAAACAAAGAAGAGACATTGACGCCACGGTTGTGCCTAATGTGTTTGATTTCCATAACAGTGATTGGAAAATTGACGAATACAATCAAGACCTGAGAAGCCGATTTGGTATACGCCCGAATGACGTGATGTTCTTGCAAGCGACGCGTGTGGTTGCTCGAAAGGGGATTGAACTCGCGATTGACGTGATAAGTCAAATATCACATCAACGGGCACATTTGGAAGGTAAAACGCTTTATAACGGAGAGACTTTTTGCCAGCAGAGCCGGCTAATCTTAGTCTTTGCGGGTATGTGTGAAGAAGAGCGTTATCGCCGTCTTTTGAAAGATAAAGCGCAGAGTAAAGGCGTAGAACTTCTTTTTATTAGCGATTGGGTCGGTCATTCACGCGATGAAAGAGAAGGGCAAAAAGTGTATTCGTTGTGGGATGTATATTGCCATGCCGATATTATTACTTATCCAAGCTTGCTTGAGGGGTGGGGTAATCAGTTTCTTGAAGGTCTGGTGGCTAAGGTGCCGATGGTGGTTTATCGCTATCCAGTATACGATCTCGATATTGCTAATTATCAGTTCGACATTATTGATTTAGGCAATACCCACGAGATCGACTCACAAGGTTTAGCTTATATAGAATCTAACAAGCTTGCCCTCGCCACGACGGAAACTGTTGCCTATCTATTTGATAGTGAAATGCGTAGCCAGCGGATGAAAAATAACTATGACATTGGTGAGCAGAATTTTTCATACCCCGCGTTAAAGGCACTTTTGGAGGAAGTGTTTGTTTGA